Below is a genomic region from Sorghum bicolor cultivar BTx623 chromosome 9, Sorghum_bicolor_NCBIv3, whole genome shotgun sequence.
TTGTGAGTATGCTTTTGGATGTAGGGCGATTGGCGAATCTATGAATGAATAAGAATCGCCTAACAATTTTGACATACAGCTAATTGTCGGTTCACAAACAATTAAGAAGGGTTACATGGAATTTGGTGGGGGGAAACTGAACTGTCTGTACTCCTGTTCTAGAGCTCACCTTGCTTGTATGCTCGTGACGGTTAACTTCTCTTAATCATATTCTGGCCTTTATGTAACAATTAACAAAAGAATGCAGCGTAATTTCCACTATGCTATTATGTATCATGTGATTCTTTATCATATATTCTATCCTCTATTACTAGTATCTAGAAACCAGTATGTCATATGACTGAACCTAGTATTTGCTTAGCGGGTCATTGAGTATACTTGTATTGACAAAATCTGGGTGCCACATTATACAGTTGTGCAAAAAATTCCATGCACACCTGTGCCATGTGTGGATGATTGCCTACAATGTAGCATTAGTTGTGTTTCAAGCTGATTATAATTGAATGTGCAGTGGATAAATCTCATGTTATTTGTATCTTGTACATATTTTTTCTCGGACACGTATCTTGTACCTAGTTAAGCGATTAACACCTTTGTTAGCTGTAGCGGATGATAGAAATGTATATCAAGTGGAGTTTCCTTTGATGTTGTTTTAATCTTCTATGTTTGCTGCTAACTCTGAAAAAAATGCTCTCTTTTGCTTTTAGTGATTTATTCACTGCACTCTGCAGTGGTGAATCTGCTGGCATCTTTCATAAGCTACATGATTCCTTGGGATCCTGCTAGCTTCAAAAGCTGTTTGAGTGGGGTGGGTCATTATCTAAGCTAATTCTGGTCCAGACATGTTTGCTTTACTTTCTCCCCTCTTCTGGCTCTGGTTTGTTGATAGTGGCATAAAGACATATCATGATAGGTACAAAGAAATTGTACAAATATAACCCATCGACATTGAAGTACTGGGATATAATTTATGGATTATGCATGTATTGTCTTGTTTGAGGCAGTTTTAGTTATAATGTTATGTCTATTTTCCATGCATACTATTAAGGCATATCTAGATATACATGATCTGTATGCAGCATATATGCAATTCGTATGTTTTAATTTCTCTGTTCTTTTGCTTTTGGATATTGGATTTTTTAAATACATGTAAAGAGCTCCTTTGTTTGCATTTCAGATCTGGAGTGGAAGCTTATATATGTTGGATCAGCTGAAGATGAAAACTACGACCAACAGCTTGAGAGCGTGCTTGTTGGCCCTGTCAATGTTGGGACCTACCGTTTCGTCCTCCAGGTATTCAATCAATGTTGTGTTGCTCTATTCCAGTTACTCCAAAGTCCAAAAAAATCACGAGACAATAGGTCCTGATTTTTTTAGCACTGCTCATGATTTCCCCTGTTATATCTACAGAATTTTGAAAAACAATATGTCAATCCAATTGCAGGCTGACCCACCGGATCCCTCAAAGATCCGTGAGGAAGACATAATTGGTGTGACTGTGCTGCTACTGACGTGCTCTTACATGGGCCAGGAGTTCATGAGAGTAGGTTACTACGTGAACAATGATTATGATGATGAGCAATTGAGGGAAGAGCCTCCAGCAAAGGTGCTAATTGACCGGGTGCAGAGAAATATCTTGGCTGACAAGCCCCGAGTCACCAAGTTCCCTATCAACTTCCATCCTGAACCCAGTACTGGCACgggacagcagcagcaggaacCCCAGGCAGCCTCGCCAGAAAACCACACAGGCAATGGCCATGGCAATGGCGATGGAAGCAAGCCTGAAGCTGACCAATGAACACAGTTGGCTTCAAATATTTTGATGCGCGCCACTTACAGGTTGTGCTGTAATATTACAAACGGGATTAGTGGTTATGCATTGCCCTGGGATCCTGGTTCTAGCACATGGTGGTTGTTTAGAACTCTTTGTTCTGTACCTTGAGATGCAAATGCTGGGTACCTGTATGTTTCCTTAGTACAAGAGTATTTCAGCCTGTTCTCCTGCAATTGCTGTATGCTTCTTTAGAGTTTAGAGTAGTGTTTTACCTCAAAACTACTCATTGGCTAGTCTTGGTTACCAGCTTTGGTCTTCGCAGTATAGCTTCTAACTGGAATCCTTTTGTTCACTTAACGCAAATGGTGAAATGAAATGATTTGTGATTGTAATCTATTATGCTTTGTTCAGCCTTGGTTTTCATATATTGATTATGGATGCCATGAATGCTGCTTTAAAGGGATTAAGCTTGCCGATGCCTCTGCTTTCATCAACTGTCTAGGGCATGGTGCTCTCCAGACCAAATTGAATAT
It encodes:
- the LOC8063556 gene encoding histone chaperone ASF1B, with translation MSAVNITNVAVLDNPTAFLNPFQFEISYECLVPLDDDLEWKLIYVGSAEDENYDQQLESVLVGPVNVGTYRFVLQADPPDPSKIREEDIIGVTVLLLTCSYMGQEFMRVGYYVNNDYDDEQLREEPPAKVLIDRVQRNILADKPRVTKFPINFHPEPSTGTGQQQQEPQAASPENHTGNGHGNGDGSKPEADQ